From the genome of Helicobacter pylori:
GCTACTTTCAAAATACTTCCCTATTTCCAATGTTTTCAAGTAAAATATTAGCATCTTTAATCAATCAAATCATAAAAGGGTTTTTATGGATTACAAACATTTTAAAGGCAAGCATGCAAGCATCGTTATAGAAATCATCAGTCTTTTAGAAAAAGGGGTTAAAAAAGCCCAAGAGATTTTAGAAAAGCCGGACGCTGGGAGTTACACCAAGCTAGAAAACAGCAGCGGGGATACGCCCATTAAAGCGGATTTAGCCCTAGACAAATTTTTAGAAGAAAATTTTTTGAGTTTAGAAAATGTGAAAAGCGTTTTTAGCGAAGAAAAAGAAACGCCTGTTACTAAAGAAAACGGCTCTTATTTGATCGCTTATGACCCACTAGACGGGAGCTCAGTGATGGAGGCGAATTTCTTAGTGGGCACGATTATAGGGGTTTATGAAAAGGATTATAAGGCGCAAAATTTAGCCGCAAGCCTTTATGTGGTTTTTGGGCATAAAATAGAACTGGTGGTGGCTTTAGAAGAAGTTTATCGTTACGCGTTTTACCAGAACAAGTTCCATTTTATAGAAACCATTGTTTTAGAAAATAAGGGTAAAATCATCGCTAGCGGAGGCAATCAAAAGGATTTTTCTTCGGGCTTAAAAAAGGCTTTGGAAGGGTTTTTTGCAGAAAATTACCGCTTACGATACTCGG
Proteins encoded in this window:
- a CDS encoding class 1 fructose-bisphosphatase, producing the protein MDYKHFKGKHASIVIEIISLLEKGVKKAQEILEKPDAGSYTKLENSSGDTPIKADLALDKFLEENFLSLENVKSVFSEEKETPVTKENGSYLIAYDPLDGSSVMEANFLVGTIIGVYEKDYKAQNLAASLYVVFGHKIELVVALEEVYRYAFYQNKFHFIETIVLENKGKIIASGGNQKDFSSGLKKALEGFFAENYRLRYSGSMVADVHHVLIKKGGIFSYPQKKLRKLFEVFPLALMVEKARGEAFYFDKGVKKRLLDQSVESYHEKSECYLTSQHEAHILEKYLKGE